In a single window of the Armatimonadia bacterium genome:
- the glyQ gene encoding glycine--tRNA ligase subunit alpha, with amino-acid sequence MTFQKMLSTLSEYWAAQGCAAMQPYELEMGAGTMSGDTFLRSLGPEPWNAAYVQPCRRPTDGRYGENPNRFQRYFQYQVVMKPSPDNIQERYLASLQALGLDMRKHDVRFVEDDWESPTLGASGVGWEVWLDGMEVTQFTYFQQVGGISCKPVTVEITYGPERLCMYLQQVDDYRKLLWSDTVTYGELRYEEEFEFSKYNFETANVDMLWTLFDLFEKEAFAQMDASLPLPAYDYVLKCSHVFNLLDARGAVSITERPGMILRVRGLARRVAQAYLQKREELGFPLCKKLEAAAG; translated from the coding sequence ATGACCTTCCAGAAGATGCTTTCCACGCTGAGTGAATACTGGGCTGCCCAGGGCTGTGCCGCCATGCAGCCCTATGAGCTGGAGATGGGCGCCGGGACCATGTCCGGCGACACCTTCCTTCGCTCCCTGGGGCCCGAGCCCTGGAATGCAGCCTATGTCCAGCCTTGTCGACGCCCCACCGACGGCCGCTATGGCGAGAACCCCAACCGCTTCCAGCGCTACTTCCAGTATCAGGTTGTCATGAAGCCCTCACCCGACAACATCCAGGAGCGCTACCTCGCCAGCCTGCAAGCCCTGGGCCTCGACATGCGCAAGCATGACGTCCGCTTCGTCGAGGATGACTGGGAATCACCCACTCTCGGCGCCTCAGGAGTCGGCTGGGAGGTCTGGCTTGACGGCATGGAAGTCACGCAGTTCACCTACTTCCAGCAGGTCGGTGGCATCTCGTGCAAGCCGGTGACCGTTGAGATCACCTATGGTCCCGAGCGCCTGTGCATGTACCTGCAGCAGGTCGATGATTACCGCAAGCTCCTGTGGTCGGACACGGTGACCTACGGCGAGCTCCGCTACGAGGAAGAGTTCGAGTTCTCCAAGTACAACTTCGAGACCGCCAACGTAGACATGCTCTGGACGCTCTTCGACCTGTTCGAGAAGGAAGCCTTCGCCCAGATGGACGCAAGCCTTCCCTTGCCTGCCTACGACTACGTCCTCAAGTGCTCCCACGTCTTCAACCTCCTCGACGCCCGCGGCGCCGTAAGCATCACCGAGCGACCCGGCATGATCCTGCGGGTCCGGGGCCTGGCGCGACGAGTGGCGCAGGCGTATCTGCAGAAGCGCGAGGAACTCGGCTTCCCCCTCTGCAAAAAGCTGGAGGCCGCTGCCGGGTAG